From Methanosarcina lacustris Z-7289, one genomic window encodes:
- a CDS encoding MogA/MoaB family molybdenum cofactor biosynthesis protein gives MQESIPEIHKKDARKSYSFAIITISTSRYEKYGNAVSPDGAEDLSGKAIKELLEAAGNTVSFYRLVSDEKNAIHDAVFAALSSSADIVITSGGTGLAPKDLTIESVAPLFEKEIPGFGELFRYKSLEEIGTSVILTRASAGVIKGKAIFCLPGSPNAVKLALSKIIIPEAGHIVRHVRE, from the coding sequence ATGCAAGAATCCATACCTGAAATTCACAAAAAAGACGCCAGAAAATCTTATTCTTTTGCCATAATTACAATTTCGACCTCAAGGTACGAAAAGTATGGGAACGCAGTTTCTCCTGACGGGGCGGAAGACCTTTCTGGAAAAGCTATCAAAGAACTTCTTGAGGCTGCAGGCAACACCGTTTCTTTCTACAGGCTTGTGTCTGACGAAAAGAATGCAATTCATGATGCCGTTTTTGCTGCTCTTAGCAGCTCTGCGGATATTGTCATAACAAGCGGAGGCACAGGGCTTGCTCCAAAAGACCTTACTATCGAGTCTGTAGCCCCTCTATTTGAGAAGGAAATCCCTGGCTTCGGGGAACTTTTCAGGTACAAAAGCCTTGAAGAAATAGGGACGTCGGTAATCCTTACCCGGGCGTCAGCAGGTGTAATTAAAGGAAAGGCTATATTTTGCCTGCCAGGGTCGCCAAATGCGGTGAAGCTTGCCCTTTCAAAAATTATCATTCCTGAAGCAGGGCACATTGTGAGGCACGTGAGAGAATAA
- a CDS encoding DUF1786 domain-containing protein has protein sequence MHILAADIGTGTQDILLFDSGKEVENSLIMVMPAPTQVTAERVRRATKAGKALVLTGTIMGGGPSAWAVRAHLKAGLPVYATKEAALTIHDNLEKVKAFGVRIVSEEEAKKLAGSGEALEIVMQDFDPCAVSCALSNFEVRMPKNYAVAVQDHGNAPDKSNRVYRFELLKELIERGGKLENFVYSPEEIPEAFTRMKAQADSLLKATKTFKTRAVFMDTGPAAVFGALTDPEAVQPSIVVNIGNGHTLGALVNENRITAIFEHHSSSMDPEKLQDYILRLANGTLGFDEVFNDGGHGAYIKEAAGIEQVRSIMVTGPKREMLEKLPVSDVRQEISKKLHFAAPFGSMMLSGCFGLLAGFFEKYPEPSIKLINN, from the coding sequence ATGCATATACTTGCGGCGGATATAGGTACAGGTACGCAGGATATCCTGCTCTTTGACTCGGGAAAAGAGGTTGAAAACAGCCTGATTATGGTCATGCCCGCTCCCACACAGGTTACAGCGGAAAGGGTGCGGAGGGCAACAAAGGCGGGAAAGGCGCTTGTACTTACCGGGACCATAATGGGAGGGGGACCCTCGGCATGGGCTGTCCGCGCTCACCTGAAGGCAGGGCTTCCTGTGTATGCCACGAAAGAAGCTGCTCTGACCATTCATGACAACCTTGAGAAAGTGAAGGCTTTCGGAGTCCGGATTGTCTCAGAGGAGGAGGCAAAGAAACTTGCAGGTTCAGGGGAGGCGCTGGAAATTGTCATGCAGGACTTTGACCCCTGCGCCGTTTCATGCGCGCTTTCAAATTTTGAAGTAAGGATGCCGAAAAATTATGCAGTGGCAGTGCAGGACCATGGAAACGCTCCGGATAAGAGCAACAGGGTCTACAGGTTTGAACTTTTAAAGGAACTTATCGAAAGGGGAGGAAAGCTCGAAAACTTTGTTTACAGCCCCGAAGAAATCCCAGAAGCTTTTACCCGCATGAAAGCCCAGGCAGATTCGCTTCTTAAAGCTACGAAAACCTTTAAAACCAGGGCAGTTTTCATGGATACGGGGCCTGCGGCCGTATTTGGAGCTCTTACAGACCCTGAAGCCGTCCAGCCGTCCATCGTGGTCAATATAGGAAATGGGCATACTCTTGGGGCTCTTGTAAATGAAAACAGGATCACAGCTATTTTTGAGCATCACAGTTCCAGCATGGACCCGGAAAAACTCCAGGACTATATCCTCAGGCTTGCCAATGGAACCCTTGGATTTGATGAAGTCTTTAATGACGGAGGGCATGGTGCATATATAAAGGAAGCCGCCGGCATTGAGCAGGTGCGTTCGATAATGGTTACAGGCCCGAAGAGGGAGATGCTTGAAAAGCTCCCTGTCTCAGATGTCAGGCAGGAAATTTCAAAAAAGCTGCATTTTGCCGCACCTTTCGGGAGTATGATGCTTTCAGGTTGCTTCGGGCTTCTTGCAGGATTTTTTGAAAAATACCCGGAGCCATCAATAAAACTTATAAACAACTAA
- a CDS encoding 50S ribosomal protein L16: MVRKPGSMYRNVRQRSFTRKKYMGGVPGSQVIHYDMGDKSNTTFPIKISLLVEEKCQIRHVALEAARVTANRHLSADAGKMGFFMKLRVYPHEVLRENKQATGAGADRVSSGMRRAFGKNVGTAARVEAMQKIFTVAVEKQNFQAAKKALWHAGQKLPTPCRIVIDQGAELVR, from the coding sequence ATGGTACGAAAGCCAGGAAGTATGTACAGAAACGTGAGGCAGCGCTCATTTACTAGAAAAAAATACATGGGCGGTGTTCCCGGAAGTCAGGTTATTCACTATGACATGGGAGATAAATCAAATACCACTTTCCCGATTAAAATTTCCCTGCTTGTAGAGGAAAAATGCCAGATTAGGCACGTTGCTCTTGAAGCAGCCCGTGTTACAGCAAACAGGCACCTGAGTGCAGATGCCGGAAAGATGGGCTTTTTCATGAAACTCCGTGTTTACCCACACGAAGTACTCAGGGAAAACAAGCAGGCAACAGGCGCTGGTGCTGACCGTGTATCCAGTGGGATGCGCAGGGCTTTTGGAAAGAATGTCGGTACTGCAGCAAGGGTAGAAGCAATGCAGAAGATCTTTACAGTAGCTGTTGAGAAGCAGAACTTCCAGGCTGCAAAGAAAGCTCTCTGGCACGCTGGACAAAAACTGCCCACCCCCTGCAGAATCGTTATCGATCAAGGCGCAGAACTGGTACGGTAA
- a CDS encoding translation initiation factor IF-2 subunit beta encodes MYDYEELLDRAIEKMPETKTTDARFVIPDPKLFSEGKTTILDNFGNIADILNRDPDHLMKYLTRELGTAGKIEGTRAVFQGRFTRAQITDNIQAYVDEYVMCSECERPDTQLVRVDRVLILKCSACGAHRPVKKRKVSNVVVRDAIEEGGTYELRIDAVGSKGDGIAKIDKYTVFVPGAGKGDVVKVKIKKISGNLAFSERVYEA; translated from the coding sequence ATGTATGATTACGAAGAGCTTTTGGACCGTGCAATAGAAAAGATGCCGGAAACAAAGACTACTGACGCTCGATTCGTAATCCCTGACCCAAAACTATTTTCCGAAGGAAAAACCACAATTCTGGATAACTTTGGAAATATTGCAGACATCCTTAACCGGGACCCTGACCACCTGATGAAATATCTCACCAGGGAACTGGGGACTGCAGGGAAGATAGAAGGCACACGTGCAGTCTTCCAGGGCAGGTTTACGAGAGCTCAGATTACAGATAACATTCAGGCATATGTTGACGAATACGTTATGTGTTCGGAATGCGAACGCCCTGATACCCAGCTTGTCCGGGTGGACAGAGTGCTTATCCTGAAATGTTCTGCTTGCGGGGCTCACAGACCTGTCAAAAAGAGAAAGGTAAGTAATGTGGTTGTCAGGGATGCCATCGAAGAAGGCGGAACCTATGAACTCCGGATAGATGCCGTTGGGTCCAAAGGTGACGGGATAGCAAAAATAGATAAATACACTGTCTTCGTGCCCGGAGCCGGAAAAGGCGATGTGGTCAAAGTAAAGATAAAGAAAATCAGCGGAAACCTTGCCTTTTCAGAAAGGGTATATGAGGCTTAA
- a CDS encoding radical SAM protein, with protein MTPEKKNVPESPVRDRNIELFSMPGLSVNLQRHEGRALKLTASGPLKTVCTPILKKMNSHLQEEKPALVQEDRVIPSAWLPPIPGPVFKRLIYAEIQIALGKYIPETVSIELTRQTGSRYPPGTATDELDTGTIKRVIDEALELGTFIITFTENDPLLRDDVLELIEYVDKNRAIVNCSTWGTDFSKETAFKLKEAGLHSLMVGIYSTDPEKHDAHRNSAGAYDRAVSAIKLALEAGLLVVMTTHASPSNMQELPALYALASELGVQEFSVWEAMPKARGEPVLNDSNRETILEMYRRINSDPEGPRMFSNTYFEGKMMGAMAGRRWMHVTTDGDVKPSPYPPFRFGNVKEVTLKEIWQRIRSYPYFQRHKSLSPMNDPEFMEFVDKIPEEAKLPYPFEEVCEK; from the coding sequence ATGACTCCTGAAAAAAAGAATGTGCCGGAATCTCCTGTAAGGGACAGGAATATCGAACTGTTCTCCATGCCGGGGCTATCTGTGAACCTTCAGCGGCATGAAGGAAGAGCCCTGAAACTTACAGCAAGTGGGCCCCTGAAAACAGTCTGCACCCCTATACTGAAAAAGATGAATTCACACCTGCAGGAGGAAAAACCGGCTCTTGTACAGGAGGACAGGGTTATTCCTTCAGCCTGGCTGCCTCCCATACCAGGCCCTGTTTTCAAGCGCCTCATTTATGCAGAAATCCAGATAGCACTGGGAAAATACATTCCTGAAACCGTTTCCATTGAGCTCACCCGCCAGACCGGTTCAAGGTACCCGCCGGGAACAGCCACGGACGAACTGGATACAGGCACAATTAAAAGAGTAATAGACGAAGCCCTGGAACTTGGCACCTTCATTATCACTTTTACCGAGAATGACCCCCTGCTGCGGGACGATGTCTTAGAGCTTATCGAGTATGTGGACAAAAACCGTGCTATAGTGAACTGTTCCACCTGGGGTACGGATTTTTCGAAAGAAACTGCCTTTAAACTGAAAGAAGCCGGACTTCATTCCCTCATGGTTGGCATTTATTCAACTGATCCCGAAAAACATGATGCTCACCGAAACTCTGCCGGAGCGTACGACCGGGCTGTCTCTGCCATAAAACTGGCTCTGGAAGCCGGGCTTCTGGTTGTAATGACAACTCACGCCTCCCCCTCAAACATGCAGGAACTTCCTGCCCTCTATGCTCTTGCATCGGAACTCGGGGTCCAGGAGTTTTCAGTCTGGGAAGCAATGCCAAAAGCCAGAGGTGAGCCTGTACTTAATGACAGTAACCGGGAGACAATTCTTGAGATGTACAGGAGAATAAACTCGGACCCGGAAGGCCCTCGCATGTTTTCAAACACCTATTTTGAAGGGAAGATGATGGGTGCAATGGCAGGCAGGCGCTGGATGCATGTAACCACAGATGGTGACGTAAAACCAAGCCCCTACCCTCCTTTCAGGTTCGGGAATGTAAAAGAAGTAACCTTAAAAGAGATCTGGCAGCGGATCAGGAGCTACCCGTATTTCCAGCGGCATAAGAGCTTGAGCCCCATGAACGACCCCGAGTTTATGGAATTCGTCGACAAGATCCCTGAAGAGGCAAAACTGCCCTATCCTTTTGAAGAGGTTTGCGAGAAATAA
- a CDS encoding tryptophan--tRNA ligase, with amino-acid sequence MNTKLDPWSSSDITDYSKLFEEFGISPFENLLPEIPSPHMYMRRKIIFGHRDYEQIAEAMRTGAPFSVMDGFMPSGKVHLGHKMVMDQIIWHQEMGASAFVGIADREAYSVRGFSWQKCREIGVEEYILSLIAFGFKPDGLIYFQSGCGSVKDLAFELGAKVNFSELSAIYGFSGETGLSHMLSVATQAADILQPQLEEYGRPKPVVVPVGPDQDPHLRLTRGLASKMNMFRVEERETEKEGWKYLSIRGKGAPKVALQELKKRIPGKVKLYEEHIDILQNPDYPFLTRLGSEIRQAEKRDYFLAEIEEVSRFMNEISPYELVGYEEYFVFRKIWKLTRKLLEEIVIEVALEFGGYAFIPPASTYHRFMSGLQGGKMSSSVPESQIALTDDPKEGAKKVKKAKTGGCVTLEEQKKLGGKPEECSVFELMLFHLIDDDNELLEIRQECVSGTRMCGSCKQLAAEKMHDFLKDHQEKRELAREHLDEYRIIYKN; translated from the coding sequence ATGAATACTAAACTTGACCCCTGGAGTTCAAGCGATATCACTGACTATTCCAAGTTATTCGAAGAATTCGGGATTTCTCCTTTTGAAAACTTACTTCCGGAAATCCCTTCCCCGCATATGTACATGCGGAGAAAAATAATCTTCGGGCACCGCGATTACGAACAAATTGCAGAAGCTATGAGGACAGGTGCCCCTTTTTCAGTTATGGACGGCTTTATGCCCTCCGGAAAGGTCCACCTCGGGCATAAGATGGTCATGGACCAGATCATCTGGCACCAGGAAATGGGAGCTTCCGCCTTTGTCGGGATTGCAGACAGGGAAGCTTATTCTGTACGCGGGTTTTCCTGGCAGAAATGCAGGGAAATCGGAGTAGAGGAATACATATTAAGCCTGATTGCCTTCGGATTCAAACCCGACGGTCTTATCTATTTCCAATCAGGCTGCGGAAGCGTCAAAGACCTGGCATTTGAACTCGGAGCCAAAGTCAATTTCTCGGAACTGAGCGCTATCTACGGCTTTTCAGGAGAGACAGGCCTTTCCCACATGCTCAGCGTGGCAACCCAGGCTGCAGATATCCTCCAGCCCCAGCTCGAAGAATACGGGAGACCAAAACCGGTTGTAGTTCCCGTAGGCCCAGACCAGGACCCTCACCTCCGCCTTACAAGAGGGCTTGCCAGCAAAATGAATATGTTCAGGGTAGAGGAAAGAGAAACAGAAAAAGAAGGCTGGAAATACCTCAGCATTCGAGGAAAAGGAGCTCCAAAAGTAGCTTTACAGGAACTTAAAAAACGCATTCCTGGAAAGGTAAAACTCTATGAAGAGCACATTGATATACTCCAGAATCCGGACTATCCGTTCCTGACTAGGCTGGGTTCGGAGATCAGACAAGCTGAGAAAAGAGATTACTTTTTAGCTGAAATAGAAGAAGTTTCCAGATTCATGAACGAAATTAGCCCGTATGAGCTTGTTGGGTACGAAGAATATTTTGTTTTTAGAAAAATATGGAAACTTACCAGAAAGTTACTGGAAGAAATCGTCATAGAAGTGGCTCTCGAATTTGGAGGTTACGCTTTCATCCCTCCTGCATCCACCTACCACCGCTTCATGAGCGGACTGCAGGGCGGAAAGATGTCCAGCAGCGTCCCTGAAAGCCAGATTGCCCTTACGGACGATCCGAAAGAAGGAGCAAAAAAAGTAAAGAAGGCAAAGACCGGAGGCTGTGTAACCCTTGAAGAGCAGAAAAAGCTTGGCGGCAAGCCCGAAGAATGCTCTGTCTTCGAACTGATGCTTTTCCATCTGATTGATGACGACAACGAACTGCTGGAGATCAGGCAGGAATGTGTCTCAGGCACAAGGATGTGCGGCTCATGCAAACAGCTTGCAGCCGAAAAGATGCATGATTTCCTTAAAGACCATCAGGAAAAGCGGGAACTTGCCAGGGAACATCTGGACGAATACAGAATTATCTACAAAAATTAA
- the pheS gene encoding phenylalanine--tRNA ligase subunit alpha: MSAQDNLTINEKKVLLALEELGSAAPEKLEEKSGLQVDAAMQAAFMLQEKELASVSEKVLERYSLTKEGEKYTKTGLPERQIIDALKAPTSLEELRSLYSPQTVGIATGWLVKKGWAKVENGMMVPSGKAPAGKDEETLAAFSGKAKTLEELSADEGTVKDLLKRKIVIKHEDKFRTVSITGAGSALAAQGIVLEEEIAQITSEMLKSGAWKGKKFRPYRLDMTPKPLYGAKIHPYRRLIEQMRQIFLEMGFTEIKGGIIQSSFWNFDALFQPQDHPARDMQDTFHLGSTCQLPAEYPEKVAAMHEHGGDIDSCGWGGIWDRELAGRNVLRTHTTSVTIKHLADHPEPPVKAFCIDRAYRRETIDPTHTPEFEQLEGVVMDKDMSFADLLGLLAEFYHRMGFEEIRFRPGYFPYTEPSVEPEVYVEGLGWVELGGAGVFRKEVTEPFGIKEPVLAWGLGVSRLAMLKLGLKDLRLLYQSDIDWLRKGEVCRI; the protein is encoded by the coding sequence ATGAGTGCTCAGGATAACCTCACAATCAACGAGAAAAAAGTCTTGCTCGCCCTTGAGGAACTGGGGTCGGCAGCTCCCGAGAAACTGGAAGAGAAGTCTGGGTTGCAGGTGGATGCGGCAATGCAGGCAGCCTTCATGCTTCAGGAAAAAGAACTTGCTTCCGTTTCCGAAAAAGTGCTCGAACGCTACTCTCTTACAAAGGAAGGAGAAAAATATACGAAAACAGGACTTCCGGAGCGCCAGATAATTGACGCCCTGAAAGCTCCGACCTCCCTTGAAGAACTGAGAAGTCTTTATTCCCCTCAGACCGTGGGAATTGCAACTGGCTGGCTCGTAAAAAAAGGGTGGGCAAAGGTTGAAAACGGAATGATGGTACCTTCGGGAAAAGCTCCTGCCGGCAAAGATGAAGAAACCCTTGCGGCTTTTTCCGGGAAGGCAAAGACTCTCGAAGAGCTTTCAGCCGACGAGGGGACTGTAAAGGACCTGCTCAAACGCAAAATTGTCATAAAACACGAAGATAAGTTCAGGACTGTTTCCATAACAGGTGCAGGAAGCGCTCTTGCAGCACAGGGCATTGTCCTTGAAGAAGAAATTGCCCAGATCACCTCCGAAATGCTGAAGAGTGGAGCCTGGAAAGGGAAAAAGTTCAGACCCTACAGGCTCGATATGACTCCAAAACCCCTTTACGGAGCCAAAATTCACCCTTACAGGCGCCTGATTGAACAGATGCGCCAGATCTTCCTGGAAATGGGCTTTACAGAGATCAAAGGCGGAATAATCCAGAGTTCTTTCTGGAACTTCGACGCTCTCTTCCAGCCCCAGGACCACCCTGCAAGAGATATGCAGGATACCTTCCACCTCGGCAGTACCTGCCAGCTCCCGGCTGAATATCCGGAGAAAGTGGCAGCAATGCACGAGCACGGAGGAGACATTGACTCCTGCGGCTGGGGAGGGATATGGGACAGGGAACTTGCCGGGCGCAATGTGCTCAGGACCCATACCACTTCAGTAACCATAAAGCACCTCGCAGACCATCCCGAACCGCCTGTAAAAGCCTTCTGCATTGACAGGGCTTACCGCAGGGAAACAATTGACCCGACCCATACCCCTGAATTCGAGCAGCTTGAAGGCGTGGTTATGGACAAAGATATGTCCTTTGCAGACCTGCTCGGCCTCCTGGCAGAATTCTACCACAGGATGGGGTTCGAAGAAATCCGCTTCCGCCCCGGCTATTTCCCCTATACCGAACCGAGTGTGGAACCTGAGGTTTACGTGGAAGGCCTCGGCTGGGTAGAACTCGGAGGCGCCGGCGTCTTCAGAAAAGAAGTCACAGAACCTTTCGGGATCAAGGAACCCGTCCTTGCCTGGGGGCTCGGGGTCAGCCGGCTTGCCATGCTGAAACTGGGACTTAAAGACCTGAGGCTCCTCTACCAGTCCGACATTGACTGGCTCAGGAAAGGCGAAGTATGCAGGATCTGA
- a CDS encoding class I SAM-dependent methyltransferase, giving the protein MTKAAAKTGVSPTALVAIEQYFPVEQRIIEDDLAYRILPLGLRSLVWLMRFSSLRIWMIRVTKNDTPGLWGGMLCRKRYIDEKLIESVNQVNAVVNLGAGFDTRAYRLSALSNMPVWEVDQPENIKSKQTRLCKLFGAVPSHVRLVPIDFDREELGSVLASYGYSVDKRTFFIWEAVTQYLTETGIRATFDFLAKAEHGSLLAFTYIRKDFLDGRVMYGWENIYKKYVRDKIWLFGMDPEEWPGFLEEYGWQVVEHVGYEELAERYIRPTGRELSSTLVERIVYAEKM; this is encoded by the coding sequence ATGACAAAAGCTGCAGCTAAAACAGGCGTGAGTCCAACAGCACTGGTTGCTATTGAACAGTATTTTCCTGTGGAGCAACGCATCATCGAAGATGACCTTGCCTATCGAATACTTCCGTTAGGCCTGAGATCTCTTGTATGGCTGATGCGGTTTAGTTCTTTAAGGATCTGGATGATCAGAGTTACCAAGAATGACACCCCTGGTCTCTGGGGTGGTATGCTGTGCAGAAAAAGGTACATAGACGAAAAGCTTATCGAGTCGGTCAATCAGGTTAATGCGGTCGTGAATCTGGGTGCGGGCTTTGACACCCGAGCGTACCGGTTATCAGCTCTATCTAACATGCCAGTCTGGGAGGTCGATCAGCCTGAAAACATTAAGTCCAAGCAGACTCGGCTGTGCAAGTTGTTCGGAGCAGTCCCGTCCCATGTCAGGCTTGTGCCGATAGATTTCGATCGAGAAGAACTGGGCTCCGTTCTGGCATCATACGGCTACTCGGTGGATAAGCGGACATTTTTCATATGGGAAGCTGTCACGCAGTATCTGACTGAAACTGGAATCAGAGCGACTTTTGATTTTCTGGCTAAAGCCGAGCATGGAAGCCTTCTGGCTTTCACATATATTCGCAAAGACTTTCTTGATGGCCGGGTCATGTATGGCTGGGAGAATATCTACAAAAAGTACGTAAGGGATAAGATCTGGCTTTTCGGGATGGACCCGGAAGAGTGGCCGGGTTTTCTTGAAGAGTACGGCTGGCAGGTAGTCGAGCACGTCGGTTACGAGGAGCTTGCTGAGCGGTATATAAGGCCTACAGGCCGGGAACTTTCTTCTACGCTTGTCGAACGGATAGTTTACGCGGAGAAAATGTAA
- a CDS encoding MFS transporter, which produces METGQENSPEPPEGENVHLLPLLTVNFIGTLGFSIVLPFLVFLVNRLGGNAFIYGLASSMYPVFQLIGAPILGRWSDIYGRKKILFLSQLGTLLSWIIFLAALFLPIVTLFKVDYGVLGAFTFTLPLAVLFFARALDGLTGGNVSVANAYLADITEEKDRNRNFGKMSISSNLGFIVGPALAGLLSITAYGEAAPVLGAVVISLIGTALIAFYIPENKECSLEGPVDSENIRKVFGYDIKECRAARKTGKPSFREVLKLPNIPYMLGLYFLIFLGFNIFYTAFPLHAIAALDWGIAEMGIYFTVLSALLIIVQGYILPGLSKRYSDASLIIFGSLMLGTNFLLLIPGNLFLTYLATGFFALGDGLMWPSFLSLLSKIAGKNYQGTIQGFASSFGGLASITGLTLGGLLYELFAGRSFLLAGIVIYIVFLLNFRLRGFEKKLKD; this is translated from the coding sequence ATGGAAACAGGTCAGGAAAATAGTCCTGAACCTCCGGAAGGAGAGAATGTTCACCTTCTCCCACTCCTTACTGTCAACTTCATAGGTACACTCGGGTTTAGCATCGTTCTCCCCTTCCTTGTCTTTCTGGTAAACCGGCTTGGAGGCAATGCTTTCATTTACGGGCTTGCAAGTTCCATGTATCCTGTTTTTCAGCTCATAGGCGCTCCTATTCTCGGCAGGTGGTCTGACATTTACGGACGTAAAAAGATCCTGTTCCTGAGCCAACTGGGAACCCTGCTTTCATGGATAATCTTTCTTGCAGCTCTTTTTCTTCCGATTGTAACCCTTTTTAAAGTTGATTATGGAGTCCTGGGAGCTTTTACCTTCACTTTGCCCCTTGCAGTGCTTTTCTTTGCCCGGGCTCTTGACGGGCTGACCGGAGGAAATGTATCTGTGGCCAATGCCTATCTGGCAGACATTACCGAAGAAAAGGACAGGAACCGAAATTTTGGGAAAATGTCGATCTCCTCAAACCTCGGGTTCATAGTGGGTCCTGCCCTTGCCGGGCTTTTGAGCATAACAGCATACGGAGAAGCAGCTCCTGTCCTGGGCGCAGTAGTAATTTCACTCATTGGGACCGCACTTATCGCATTTTATATCCCTGAAAACAAAGAGTGTTCTCTTGAGGGACCTGTCGATTCTGAGAACATACGAAAAGTCTTTGGCTACGACATAAAGGAGTGCAGGGCTGCGCGGAAAACAGGGAAGCCTTCCTTCAGGGAAGTTTTAAAGCTTCCGAATATCCCTTATATGCTCGGGCTTTACTTCCTCATCTTTCTCGGCTTCAATATTTTCTACACCGCTTTTCCCTTACATGCAATCGCAGCCCTTGACTGGGGCATTGCAGAAATGGGAATCTACTTTACTGTCCTGAGCGCCCTTCTGATAATTGTGCAGGGATATATACTCCCTGGGCTTTCAAAAAGATACTCAGATGCCTCGCTTATAATATTCGGAAGCCTGATGCTCGGCACAAACTTTCTGCTGCTTATCCCGGGAAACCTCTTCCTGACCTATCTAGCAACAGGGTTTTTCGCACTGGGGGACGGGCTTATGTGGCCTTCTTTCCTCTCCCTTTTATCAAAAATTGCGGGGAAGAACTACCAGGGAACTATACAGGGGTTTGCCAGCAGTTTCGGAGGGCTTGCAAGTATAACAGGGCTGACCCTCGGCGGGCTTTTATATGAACTGTTTGCAGGAAGATCCTTTTTGCTTGCGGGTATAGTAATTTATATTGTATTTTTACTCAACTTCAGGCTCAGGGGATTTGAAAAAAAGCTGAAGGACTGA
- a CDS encoding PLDc N-terminal domain-containing protein produces MPGNSLIFIIFGFVFLLSFLLWAWTLVDCLRKETDKGNTRLIWVIVIVFTYIVGAFLYYLIRQPKRVKELGR; encoded by the coding sequence ATGCCAGGCAATTCCCTTATTTTCATTATATTCGGATTTGTATTTCTCCTATCTTTTCTCCTCTGGGCCTGGACCCTCGTTGATTGCCTGCGAAAAGAAACGGATAAAGGGAATACACGCCTTATCTGGGTCATAGTTATTGTTTTTACATATATTGTAGGAGCTTTTCTTTACTACCTTATCAGGCAACCTAAAAGAGTCAAAGAACTCGGCAGATAA